The following proteins are co-located in the Vigna angularis cultivar LongXiaoDou No.4 chromosome 2, ASM1680809v1, whole genome shotgun sequence genome:
- the LOC108321737 gene encoding uncharacterized protein LOC108321737 isoform X1 produces the protein MQPAAGVTVGHGARPSFPSLLPALEKPSRFSVNRCLNDHGWTSGSFGIGCWNVCCRFRIGDYRKSSQVMENSAKHLDEDVIKEEESPKLAALLKEMKEGLDTVRLKVQSLTAKVKEGQYPTADGFSYLEAKNLLLLNYCQSLVYYLLRKAKGLSIEDHPVVQSVVEIRLFLEKSRPIDRKQQYQIQKLVQAGENAAKSDIQSTEPDASNKSEDASKYRPNPDMLVSKVDLTLQDGHDTYQPVKFAPTSMDLEKPSKHERNALRREKEILKQAKQSDYIRTLMNDMEERPEEVRDFEGASKEVDRFVSKMEKRAQQEEEMFTRVPLTKQERKREKCLKKSRNGLQGLTESFYDEIKTLPFEDRTEEQVMGSGKGSSRKSRVHKRKRKH, from the exons ATGCAGCCCGCCGCCGGAGTCACTGTCGGTCACGGCGCCAGACCCTCCTTTCCTTCCCTCCTTCCCGCGTTAGAGAAACCCTCACGCTTCTCCGTCAATCGCTGCTTGAACGATCACGGCTGGACTTCTGGAAGCTTTGGGATTGGTTGCTGGAATGTCTGCTGCAG GTTCAGGATTGGAGATTATAGAAAATCATCTCAAGTCATGGAAAACAGTGCGAAGCATTTAGATGAGGACGTTATCAAGGAAGA AGAATCGCCTAAACTTGCGGCGTTGTTGAAAGAGATGAAGGAAGGGCTCGATACTGTGAGGCTTAAAGTTCAATCTTTAACTGCCAAA GTGAAAGAAGGTCAGTATCCTACAGCAGATGGATTTAGCTACCTTGAGGCTAAGAATTTGCTGCTTTTGAATTATTGTCAATCccttgtttattatttattgcgGAAGGCTAAAGGGTTATCAATAGAAGATCACCCTGTTGTTCAAAGTGTTGTAGAGATAAGATTGTTTTTGGAAAAG AGTCGGCCAATTGACAGAAAACAACAATACCAAATCCAGAAACTAGTGCAGGCTGGTGAAAATGCAGCCAAAAGTGATATTCAAAGTACGGAGCCAGATGCGTCCAATAAGAGTGAGGATGCATCAAAGTATCGTCCCAATCCTGACATGCTAGTTAGCAAAGTAGACTTAACCTTGCAG GATGGACATGATACATATCAACCTGTAAAGTTTGCCCCTACTTCTATGGATCTAGAAAAACCTTCTAAGCATGAAAGAAATGCCTTgcgaagagaaaaagaaattctGAAACAAGCTAAGCAGAGTGATTATATCAGGACATTGATGAATGATATGGAGGAAAGACCTGAAGAG GTGAGGGATTTTGAGGGAGCTAGCAAAGAAGTTGATAGATTTGTCTCCAAGATGGAGAAACGCGCTCAgcaagaggaggagatgttcacTCGTGTTCCTCTTACGAAACAGGAGAGGAAGCGAGAAAAATGCTTGAAGAAATCAAGAAATGG GTTGCAAGGTCTAACAGAAAGTTTCTATGATGAAATCAAAACATTACCCTTTGAAGATAGAACTGAAGAGCAAGTAATGGGATCTGGTAAAGGTAGCAGCAGAAAGAGCCGAGTACACAAGCGAAAG AGGAAACACTGA
- the LOC108321616 gene encoding galactolipase DONGLE, chloroplastic: protein MASVTHPPTTTLNTDHITFSETFRPTKSHPFGQVSLPTRKNHLSPLNHSIVISGSALGITATNNVNNVSNNAVRPTHTTSLADFWREVQGCNNWENLLDPLHPLLRQEIIRYGEFVTASYKAFDLDPTSKRYLNCKYGKKRMLSEVGMSNSGYEVTKYIYATPDINLPNMSNSSSFSSSSGRWIGYVAVSSDEAVKRLGRRDILITFRGTVTNQEWISNLMSSLSPAMLDPYNPQPEVKVESGFLSLYTSDESSSKFGLESCREQLLSEVSRLMNKYRGENESLSISLAGHSMGSALAILLAYDIAELGLNKKKGKKRSTTEVPVTVFSFGGPRVGNSEFKTRCEELGVKVLRIANVNDPITKLPGVVFNENFRVLLGGRYEFPRSCSCYAHVGVELMLDFFNVQNPSCVHDLDTYIGLLRRPKNDEVLNHQWDGVNSFLEKARELISSSQTMKILPDVVTACNYHDLLNSFSRDIVCSWSDELLFGLVLLLL from the coding sequence ATGGCTTCTGTCACTCACCCACCAACCACCACACTCAACACCGACCACATCACATTCTCCGAAACCTTTCGCCCCACAAAGTCTCATCCTTTCGGCCAGGTTTCACTTCCCACCAGAAAAAACCACTTGTCTCCTCTCAACCACTCCATCGTTATTTCTGGTTCCGCCCTAGGAATCACCGCCACTAACAACGTTAATAATGTTTCAAACAACGCTGTAAGACCCACTCACACTACCTCGCTTGCCGATTTCTGGAGAGAGGTTCAAGGGTGCAACAACTGGGAAAACCTTTTGGACCCCTTGCACCCTCTTCTCCGCCAAGAGATCATTCGCTATGGCGAGTTTGTAACCGCCTCTTACAAAGCCTTTGACCTCGACCCAACTTCCAAACGCTACTTGAACTGCAAGTACGGGAAGAAGAGAATGTTGAGTGAGGTGGGAATGTCCAACTCCGGCTATGAAGTCACCAAGTACATCTACGCCACACCCGACATAAACCTTCCCAACATGTCgaactcttcttctttttcctcgtCCTCTGGTCGGTGGATTGGTTACGTGGCCGTGTCGTCAGATGAAGCAGTGAAGAGACTTGGACGGAGAGACATACTGATAACTTTTCGAGGAACTGTTACAAATCAAGAATGGATTTCAAACCTGATGAGTTCCTTGAGTCCCGCCATGCTTGATCCTTACAATCCTCAACCTGAAGTGAAGGTGGAGTCAGGGTTTCTCTCTCTTTACACCTCCGATGAAAGCTCTTCCAAGTTTGGACTCGAGAGTTGCAGGGAACAGCTTCTCTCGGAGGTGTCAAGGTTGATGAACAAGTACAGAGGGGAGAACGAGAGCCTCAGCATATCCTTGGCCGGTCACAGCATGGGGAGTGCCTTGGCCATATTGCTCGCCTATGACATAGCCGAGCTTggattgaacaaaaaaaaaggtaagAAAAGAAGCACCACGGAGGTGCCGGTGACTGTGTTCTCCTTTGGGGGACCGAGAGTCGGTAACTCCGAATTCAAAACCCGATGCGAGGAGTTGGGTGTGAAGGTGCTAAGAATAGCGAACGTGAACGACCCCATCACGAAACTACCGGGTGTGGTGTTCAACGagaattttagggttttgttgggaGGGAGGTACGAGTTCCCTCGGAGTTGCTCGTGTTATGCCCATGTCGGGGTTGAACTAATGCTTGACTTCTTCAACGTGCAAAACCCTTCTTGCGTTCATGATTTGGACACTTATATCGGCCTTCTTAGGCGTCCTAAGAACGATGAAGTGCTAAATCACCAATGGGATGGAGTGAACTCGTTCTTGGAGAAGGCAAGAGAGTTAATCTCTAGCTCGCAAACCATGAAAATTTTACCCGATGTGGTAACTGCATGTAACTATCATGATCTTCTGAATTCATTCTCAAGGGATATAGTGTGTTCTTGGAGTGATGAATTGCTTTTTGGCCTGGTTCTTTTGTTGTTGTAA
- the LOC108321737 gene encoding uncharacterized protein LOC108321737 isoform X2, translating to MQPAAGVTVGHGARPSFPSLLPALEKPSRFSVNRCLNDHGWTSGSFGIGCWNVCCRESPKLAALLKEMKEGLDTVRLKVQSLTAKVKEGQYPTADGFSYLEAKNLLLLNYCQSLVYYLLRKAKGLSIEDHPVVQSVVEIRLFLEKSRPIDRKQQYQIQKLVQAGENAAKSDIQSTEPDASNKSEDASKYRPNPDMLVSKVDLTLQDGHDTYQPVKFAPTSMDLEKPSKHERNALRREKEILKQAKQSDYIRTLMNDMEERPEEVRDFEGASKEVDRFVSKMEKRAQQEEEMFTRVPLTKQERKREKCLKKSRNGLQGLTESFYDEIKTLPFEDRTEEQVMGSGKGSSRKSRVHKRKRKH from the exons ATGCAGCCCGCCGCCGGAGTCACTGTCGGTCACGGCGCCAGACCCTCCTTTCCTTCCCTCCTTCCCGCGTTAGAGAAACCCTCACGCTTCTCCGTCAATCGCTGCTTGAACGATCACGGCTGGACTTCTGGAAGCTTTGGGATTGGTTGCTGGAATGTCTGCTGCAG AGAATCGCCTAAACTTGCGGCGTTGTTGAAAGAGATGAAGGAAGGGCTCGATACTGTGAGGCTTAAAGTTCAATCTTTAACTGCCAAA GTGAAAGAAGGTCAGTATCCTACAGCAGATGGATTTAGCTACCTTGAGGCTAAGAATTTGCTGCTTTTGAATTATTGTCAATCccttgtttattatttattgcgGAAGGCTAAAGGGTTATCAATAGAAGATCACCCTGTTGTTCAAAGTGTTGTAGAGATAAGATTGTTTTTGGAAAAG AGTCGGCCAATTGACAGAAAACAACAATACCAAATCCAGAAACTAGTGCAGGCTGGTGAAAATGCAGCCAAAAGTGATATTCAAAGTACGGAGCCAGATGCGTCCAATAAGAGTGAGGATGCATCAAAGTATCGTCCCAATCCTGACATGCTAGTTAGCAAAGTAGACTTAACCTTGCAG GATGGACATGATACATATCAACCTGTAAAGTTTGCCCCTACTTCTATGGATCTAGAAAAACCTTCTAAGCATGAAAGAAATGCCTTgcgaagagaaaaagaaattctGAAACAAGCTAAGCAGAGTGATTATATCAGGACATTGATGAATGATATGGAGGAAAGACCTGAAGAG GTGAGGGATTTTGAGGGAGCTAGCAAAGAAGTTGATAGATTTGTCTCCAAGATGGAGAAACGCGCTCAgcaagaggaggagatgttcacTCGTGTTCCTCTTACGAAACAGGAGAGGAAGCGAGAAAAATGCTTGAAGAAATCAAGAAATGG GTTGCAAGGTCTAACAGAAAGTTTCTATGATGAAATCAAAACATTACCCTTTGAAGATAGAACTGAAGAGCAAGTAATGGGATCTGGTAAAGGTAGCAGCAGAAAGAGCCGAGTACACAAGCGAAAG AGGAAACACTGA
- the LOC108321737 gene encoding uncharacterized protein LOC108321737 isoform X3 yields the protein MQPAAGVTVGHGARPSFPSLLPALEKPSRFSVNRCLNDHGWTSGSFGIGCWNVCCRFRIGDYRKSSQVMENSAKHLDEDVIKEEESPKLAALLKEMKEGLDTVRLKVQSLTAKSRPIDRKQQYQIQKLVQAGENAAKSDIQSTEPDASNKSEDASKYRPNPDMLVSKVDLTLQDGHDTYQPVKFAPTSMDLEKPSKHERNALRREKEILKQAKQSDYIRTLMNDMEERPEEVRDFEGASKEVDRFVSKMEKRAQQEEEMFTRVPLTKQERKREKCLKKSRNGLQGLTESFYDEIKTLPFEDRTEEQVMGSGKGSSRKSRVHKRKRKH from the exons ATGCAGCCCGCCGCCGGAGTCACTGTCGGTCACGGCGCCAGACCCTCCTTTCCTTCCCTCCTTCCCGCGTTAGAGAAACCCTCACGCTTCTCCGTCAATCGCTGCTTGAACGATCACGGCTGGACTTCTGGAAGCTTTGGGATTGGTTGCTGGAATGTCTGCTGCAG GTTCAGGATTGGAGATTATAGAAAATCATCTCAAGTCATGGAAAACAGTGCGAAGCATTTAGATGAGGACGTTATCAAGGAAGA AGAATCGCCTAAACTTGCGGCGTTGTTGAAAGAGATGAAGGAAGGGCTCGATACTGTGAGGCTTAAAGTTCAATCTTTAACTGCCAAA AGTCGGCCAATTGACAGAAAACAACAATACCAAATCCAGAAACTAGTGCAGGCTGGTGAAAATGCAGCCAAAAGTGATATTCAAAGTACGGAGCCAGATGCGTCCAATAAGAGTGAGGATGCATCAAAGTATCGTCCCAATCCTGACATGCTAGTTAGCAAAGTAGACTTAACCTTGCAG GATGGACATGATACATATCAACCTGTAAAGTTTGCCCCTACTTCTATGGATCTAGAAAAACCTTCTAAGCATGAAAGAAATGCCTTgcgaagagaaaaagaaattctGAAACAAGCTAAGCAGAGTGATTATATCAGGACATTGATGAATGATATGGAGGAAAGACCTGAAGAG GTGAGGGATTTTGAGGGAGCTAGCAAAGAAGTTGATAGATTTGTCTCCAAGATGGAGAAACGCGCTCAgcaagaggaggagatgttcacTCGTGTTCCTCTTACGAAACAGGAGAGGAAGCGAGAAAAATGCTTGAAGAAATCAAGAAATGG GTTGCAAGGTCTAACAGAAAGTTTCTATGATGAAATCAAAACATTACCCTTTGAAGATAGAACTGAAGAGCAAGTAATGGGATCTGGTAAAGGTAGCAGCAGAAAGAGCCGAGTACACAAGCGAAAG AGGAAACACTGA